A window from Mytilus galloprovincialis chromosome 8, xbMytGall1.hap1.1, whole genome shotgun sequence encodes these proteins:
- the LOC143085558 gene encoding uncharacterized protein LOC143085558, which produces MKFLFQCILSFFVITFYVSGKKDEKRLLLITPDVGQDRLNRLENQLASLNSAVQQQSQTIQQQALTVQQQGAVIQQQGTTIQQQSTTIQLQGTEIKQLQYAKGTGSTYIIWGRKQCPNITDTEQVYSGYAGGGYYSQSGSAPEYVCLPPDPDFQRTSGNDGGRMYGAEYEGNFFGTQDEDVPCSVCRKKTSTAMLMIPGKNKCYKGWTIEYHGYLGSGYHGYAAASSYVCVDSHPEYLNAGVRNDEGKLFYSVVARCGSLQCPPYHNNYPLTCVVCSKV; this is translated from the exons ATGAAATTCCTTTTTCAATGTATTCTGTCATTCTTTGTAataacattttatgtttcagGGAAGAAAGATGAAAAACGTCTACTGCTGATTACCCCAGATGTTGGCCAGGATCGTTTAAATCGTTTGGAAAATCAGTTGGCTTCACTAAACAGCGCTGTTCAACAACAATCGCAGACTATACAACAGCAAGCTTTAACTGTACAGCAACAAGGAGCCGTCATTCAACAACAAGGAACAACCATTCAACAGCAAAGTACAACCATACAGCTACAGGGCACAGAGATCAAACAACTGCAATATGCCAAAG GAACTGGTTCTACATACATTATCTGGGGACGGAAACAATGTCCAAATATTACAGATACTGAACAAGTGTATTCGG GTTATGCTGGAGGAGGATACTATAGCCAGTCAGGTTCGGCACCAGAGTATGTCTGTCTGCCACCAGATCCAGACTTTCAGAGAACTAGTGGAAATGATGGTGGGCGTATGTATGGGGCGGAATACGAAGGAAACTTTTTTGGTACACAGGATGAAGATGTTCCATGTTCTGTTTGTAGAAAGAAGACTTCAACTGCAATGTTGATGATTCCtggtaaaaacaaatgttataaaggATGGACTATAGAATATCATGGCTATCTGGGATCCGGGTATCATGGATATGCAGCTGCATCATCGTACGTTTGTGTTGACAGCCATCCTGAATATCTAAATGCCGGTGTAAGAAATGATGAAGGGAAACTTTTCTATTCTGTTGTAGCAAGATGTGGATCCTTACAATGTCCCCCCTATCACAACAATTATCCACTGACATGTGTTGTATGTTCAAAAGTTTGA